Proteins co-encoded in one Sporosarcina sp. FSL K6-1522 genomic window:
- a CDS encoding DUF2487 family protein yields MNWTAKDMDTYLQQKEYIDTLIVPLLKVETEPDKLKNGASSSDFLMHLTTFIETQFKGRMMLMPPFTYTASMNLTDMAKLLSQDLSATSFKHVFYLTTDSAWTSIDMTGEVVWLPSIPLESMDAQLRQTIIEDQLRQVLPRFTEKWAQQ; encoded by the coding sequence ATGAACTGGACTGCCAAAGATATGGATACATATTTGCAACAGAAAGAATATATCGATACATTAATCGTTCCATTGCTTAAAGTGGAGACGGAGCCGGACAAGCTGAAAAATGGTGCTTCTTCTTCTGATTTTTTGATGCATTTAACGACGTTCATTGAGACGCAATTTAAGGGGCGTATGATGCTGATGCCACCGTTTACATACACAGCATCGATGAATTTAACGGATATGGCTAAATTACTATCACAGGACCTATCTGCCACGTCATTTAAGCATGTCTTCTATTTGACGACAGATTCGGCTTGGACAAGCATTGATATGACGGGGGAAGTCGTTTGGTTACCGTCGATTCCGCTTGAAAGTATGGACGCGCAGCTACGTCAAACAATTATTGAAGATCAGTTGCGTCAAGTTTTACCGAGATTTACGGAAAAGTGGGCGCAACAGTAA
- a CDS encoding ubiquinol-cytochrome c reductase iron-sulfur subunit: protein MMSSKVSRRQFLSYTLMGTGGFMASAMLMPMVRFAIDPVLQTSDGGDFVSTQYKADDLTETPVRVDFTVKDVEDAWYKFDAANTAWVYKEGDKIIALSPVCKHLGCTVNWAGDDKHPDKFFCPCHAGRYMKNGNNVKGTPPTGPLDEFEVKVEDGIVYLGKTVPNTLV, encoded by the coding sequence ATGATGAGCAGCAAAGTGTCAAGACGCCAATTCCTAAGCTATACGCTAATGGGAACCGGTGGATTTATGGCTTCTGCAATGCTGATGCCAATGGTTCGTTTTGCAATCGATCCGGTTTTGCAAACTTCAGACGGCGGAGACTTTGTTTCCACTCAGTACAAAGCAGACGATTTGACGGAAACGCCAGTACGTGTCGACTTTACAGTCAAAGATGTTGAAGATGCTTGGTACAAATTCGATGCAGCAAACACAGCTTGGGTTTACAAAGAAGGAGATAAGATCATCGCACTTTCTCCGGTCTGTAAGCACCTTGGTTGTACAGTGAACTGGGCTGGGGATGATAAGCATCCAGATAAGTTCTTCTGCCCATGCCACGCGGGACGTTATATGAAAAATGGTAACAACGTAAAAGGAACACCACCAACAGGTCCACTTGACGAATTTGAAGTTAAAGTGGAAGACGGAATCGTTTATCTTGGGAAAACGGTGCCGAACACATTAGTTTAA